The Desulfovibrio piger DNA segment GCGAGAAACGGCAGCATTGGAAGCGGCATCTGCCGGCAGTGCCGGATTTCCCCTGCCCGGCAGACTTTCTCGCCTGAGAGTTGGGCTGCAAAGGCCCATTCGACTGCTTTGCCACCTCGTTTTCTGGCTTCCCGCCGCTGTGTGGGGAATTTCTGTGATTGCAGCATTCCTGCGCCTGCCGGACGGCATCGCTCTTTCCTTCAGCATCACGAACGGGACAACAGAATTAACGGACTCCTGCAACACATTCGCATATATTGTAGTGGGGGCCTTTTTTGTTCTGCCGTCGGCCTTTTTTGTGGGGAGCGTTATGGCCAGGGCCTTAAATGTGTTCCTGCTGGGCGGAGGGAGCGGCATTAACAGCGGCAGCCGCATTCTCCAGATGCTCAAGTCTCTCGTTCAGGCCCTGTTCGTCGGTATTCCCCTGTGGCTACACCTTTTAATCATCAACATCAATTTGGACGCGCTCTAGGGACGATTCCGCCGGAGGCTACCAAGGAGAATGTCATGCACGCACTTCACCCGAGAAATCTTTTTGCGCTGTTTTGTCTTCTGCTGCTGACAGCATCGGCGGCAGCCGCCACCCCGGCAAATCACGATGCCCTCATGACCGACGGCGAATACCGGAAAGCCTTTGAGGCCTATTCCACAACAGAGCAGGAAGCCGGGGAACGCCTTGACGCCCAAGATTTTGCCGCCGTCCAGAAAGTTGTGCAGGCAGAAATGGCGGAATGGGCCGAGATGGAAATATCCGCTGGCTCATCGGAAACCGAAGCATGGAGCAATGCCTATGCGACGGGACGCGACAGCCTGAACCGCGAACTGATGTGGGACTGGCTGCGCCGTCACCCTGAAGGCGTTCAGGGATTCTACCGGATGCAGAGCAAGACCTTTGACGGCTGGATGACCGTGCGGAAGGAAAAAAACGCGGATATGTACGCAGTGCATATTGTTGCCAGCCAAAAGAGCACTCCTTTCAACAGCGGTGAGCTGGATGGCGTGAGCAGGCTCAAGGACAACAGCATGCAGGTTGCGGATCAGTCCGATGAAAAGAATCCTGTCCAGATTGCCTTTCATGGAGAGACGGCAACCATCGTCGAACCCGAGGCTTTCAAAAAAAGCGGAGCCCTGGGCTCCGGTGTCAGCTTTGACGGTGACTTCATACGTGAAAAGAAATTCGAGGAAAAAAACTTTTCTACGGAAGAGAGAAAACGTATGAGCGTATTCCTGTCTTATTTCACCGAAATCGGTATGATGAATTTCACGGCTGAAGATGTGCTCAGTACAGATACCCCCTATGAAATGATTCGATTCGGCATTTGGCATAATTTCATGAACGACGATAGCCACATTCAACCTTGTGCCGCGCATGGATGTCCATGGGGTTCTCTGACCATAGACTGCGCTTACGTCAAAGACAGCCTTCAGCATTATTTTGGCTATAACCTCAGGCAATGTCTCTCTGCAACACATCCGGATTCGAGTTCTCCCTATGACAAGTATCAGTTCGATGGCACGCGGTATCATTTTGAAGGGGCTGCCGGTGAGGCTGTCTACTATACGCAGGTCAACGAGGCCAGGCAACGCACGGATGGGTTGATTGAGATGAAAGGCATAGTCTACAACGCGGACGGCAAAAAGGACATTCTAGGCAACGTTACCGCCCTAGCCAAACCTCATACCTGGAAAGGAAAGGACACTTTGGCTATTGTGAGCCTGAAAACACAATTCAAAGAGTAGCTTTGTATCTGTTTCGGAACAAGGCCAACCTATGCAACCTGATAAAGGAGTAGACAATGCCTAAAGCCATACCTTTTCTCTTTCTTGTCCTCTCGTCTTTTTGTCTATGCCCGTTCGCTTTCGCTCTGCCGCAGCAGCATGAGGCATGGTATCAAGATAATGATGCCTACCGCACAATGTATGACCGTTACGAGATCGGGCTTCAGAGAGCCTATGACGCATTACCCGAAGAATCATACAAAATATTGGAGAAAGAAAATGATGCGGCCATTGACGAAAGTGTGAAGCATGCCGAACCTGCAGGGAAAAACGCCGCCTTGACCTGTGCTCAGGCTTTGGCGGAACGCATCTTGATTATGGAAGAAATGGTGAGCAATGCGGACTCGGAACGGGTTGCGGGCACGCCCAATCCTCTTGAGGGATTCTACCGCCTGATCGGGCGTCAGGGGGATGATGGCTATCTGACCATTAGCCGGGATGGAAACGGCTGCTACTGCCTGGAAATTGCCGTATGGCAGACAGACACGCCGCAAAGTTTCGGGTGGAGCCAGGCTCAAGCAGCTACAGTGAGCGATAGTTTCAGCACTACGGCGGTGTATCATCCGCAAGCTGCCGAAGAAAGCAACGCCAGGGACATCCAACTGCATTTCACCATCAAAAGCGGCCAAGCTACGGTCACTACCACAGAAGTATTCAAAAAAGGGGGATACGTCTGGTTTAGCCGAGGAGAAAAATTCGTTGCAAAAAATATTATCCTGGATGGAACCTATCGGCGTATGCCCTACAGCCAAACTGGCAAGTAACAATGGATGCGAAAAATAACCTCGGAATGGCCGCCTGGAAAATCTTTGTCCCTGTTTTTGACGTAGAGCCGTAAAATTTGTAGGGCAGAGCGTGGTTCCGTTCGAGCCTCGGGAATAATTGCTGTATAGACTCTCCCGTTTCTCTTCAGCAGACCCAAAACAGCTATTTTTCCGGCAGATCTCCGCCCCCGTTTACCTTTTCTTACTCCTCCAAAGTAACTTTCATCAGCTTCTATCTCACAGGCCATGTGATAACTGGGGAGATGAGAAGCAATAAGACGGCGTAAGCGCATGAAATAGAATGCAGCTGTGTTACGTTTTACTCCGACTATCTCTCCCGGCAGCCCTTGCCGTAGCACCTGCTACAAAAAATTTTATGAGTTCTGTCTGTTGCCGATTACTTAGTTTGCTGCGCCTTTCACATATATGTCGCTATCCTCTGTCCAGGATGGAAGCCGGAGGTTTTCTGCCTAACGCCGAGTGAGGACGGAGAAAATTGTAATACTGTGTCCATCTCGGCAGGCAGACTGTCCTCTTCCATGAGTGGGTATACGTTTACGCGTATGCCCACTCTTTTAACGCCGTTCGGATGAACCGCTCCGCTTTACCGTTGGTTTGGGGTTGGTAAGGACGAGTACGCTTGTGCCGAATACCGAACTCACGGCAGGCTTCCCGGAATTTGTATGGTCTGTAGCAGTAAGTACTCTTTCAATCCTGATGCCGCAGGAGGCATACCAGGCAAAACCGCACACCACAAAAACTCGACGGCGGATTCGACAGTTTCGTCTGGGTAAATGCCCGTACAGGCTGCCCGGGAAGCATCATCCACACAGACATGCAGATATTCCCAGCCGGGACGGCGACGAGGGACTTGTCGCGTTCTCGTCTTTCTGTGTCCCACGCCATCAATCTTGCCCAGACGCTTGATATCCAGATGAAGCATTTGTCCGGGCTTTTCCTATTGATAACGTCGCACAGGAAGTTTTTCCTCCAGAGAGGAGAGGTGGGCGCAATCAAGTTTGTGCAGGATGCGAAAACCGTACTGCGCGAAAGGCCGAGACTTGCCGCTATGTCATCGCCGGTCTGCCGTTGTTTGCGCAGGGCAAAAACTTTTCCGTGTATCGACTCTGTCAGCTTGCTTCGACAGCGGACAGAGCGGGAACTCCTGTCAGCCAGAACTTCTACGCCACCCTGCTGATAACGTTTTTTCCGTTTTCTGGCGGTTCGTACACTCACGCCAAAAACAGCCGATACTATCGCGGCTGGGCTATGCGCCATCCGCCTGACCATTTCCTCTCGACCTCGTGCCGT contains these protein-coding regions:
- a CDS encoding helix-turn-helix domain-containing protein codes for the protein MNSHKNAKLTARGREEMVRRMAHSPAAIVSAVFGVSVRTARKRKKRYQQGGVEVLADRSSRSVRCRSKLTESIHGKVFALRKQRQTGDDIAASLGLSRSTVFASCTNLIAPTSPLWRKNFLCDVINRKSPDKCFIWISSVWARLMAWDTERRERDKSLVAVPAGNICMSVWMMLPGQPVRAFTQTKLSNPPSSFCGVRFCLVCLLRHQD